The sequence below is a genomic window from Lolium perenne isolate Kyuss_39 chromosome 7, Kyuss_2.0, whole genome shotgun sequence.
GGAAGACATAGCTCTTTTTTCGTTCTTTTTTTTCAGATCAGATCGAACGAAAACAGATCGAACGAAAACAGATCGAAGTCAAACCCAAGCGAGTTGCTGCGGGACTCGACCCGACGAAAAAACAGAGGCAGGGCAACGGCCAGCTGGGCCGGGCGGGCAGGCGGGCCGGCGGCGGACGGTGGTGCGGCGGAGGGCAGCGACCGGCGGGCGGGCCGGCGGCAGATGGAGGTACGGTGGCCGGTAGCAGATCGGACGGGGGCGGAGGAGGCCGGTGGGGAAGAGGGTCGGGGCCGAGGAAAGCCGGCGACGGCCGAAGGAAGAAGATCGacggcggctggaggaggaggaaggccggcggcggcggcggaagacgGCCGGAATAAGCGGCAACGGCGGCCGTACGGACTAGAGGACCaaattttgctctgataccatgttagtgtaatatgcttgttgtattaccagggggcaaaggccacaatatatagtacatgtacaggtgcaaatatgcaggaagccccctaatatatgaggaaactacaatatacatatatatatatacatctaacacggaGGACACAGCATCAGAACAAGCCGTCGCCAAGGTTAGCCCGTCGAGCATCCTGTCGTCGAGATATGTCCATCTTCTACTTGTTAAATATTCTCCATTTTGACGGCCTCCTGTGATACTGGAGCATCTCATGCCACAACATTTCTCGGATCATATCTACTCCGAGGTTCTCATCTATATCAAGATCGACAGGTAGAGCAGGAGGGTTTGCACTTGGGTCATACAGCGCTGACATGTAGGGGTGCTCCACAGCCTCAATGACACTAATCCTTTTGGAAGGATCAAAGATAAGCATCTTCTGCAACAGATCAATGGCAAGAGGGTGCGCTTGTGGGTACATGCTGTAGAGGGGAATCCCGGGGGTGTATGGAAGGGATTTGATGTAGTTGCGACCCCTTAGGTTCTCAATGAACTCAAGGTCACCATCATTCATGGTGCCAAGAACATTGATTATAAGCTTGAGCTGACTTAGGCAATCAGCTCCTGGAAAGATAGTCTTGCGGCCAAGTAGCTCAGCAAATATACAGCCAACTGACCAGACATCTATGGCGGTGCCATAGTTGTTGCAACCGAGCAGCAGCTCGGGAGCTCTATATGGACGAGTGACAGCATACTCAGTCATCAATTGACCTTCACTATTATCTGTGCGAGCAAGACCAAAGTCACAGATCTTCAGATCACAGTTTCCATTAATCAGAAGGTTCCCTGGTTTCAGATCCCTATGGAGTATCCCTGCTGAATGAAGACACTTCAACCCTCGGAGGAGCTGCAGTCAAGAAAAGGCGGCATCTTAGATTATTGATTGGCCAAATGAGTCGAAAGTGTGAAACAATCAGTAGAAAATCCAAATACGCAGCAGTATAACATACTAAAATAATTAGCAAGTCGAGCAGGTAAATATTGGTCCTCTACAAGATGCTCAAGTTTGGTATCTATGCATAGCTTCCCAAGTAATTTATGGAGAGGCTTAAGTTGTATATGTTCATGCAAATCTGACATGTATTTAGAGCAGTTGTAGAAGCTCCTACATACTAGACATACCGAAGTTAACCGGTGCTTCCATGAATAAGCAGATAAATATTTGGTAACTTAACTAGTTGGAAGTCAACAACCTTAGATTCACCATGTACTAATGCAAGTTGGCATAGGAACACAAACAAACCATTCTATCTCGTAATTTGAAGGCTGTGAAAATTATCAGACCTACTTTGATTCGTATCGCAAGGAAAAAAATAACATAAACTCATGGCACTGCTATGCCTAGCAACCCATAGCCATGACTTCCGAATAAAGATTGAGATGTGAATAATAAACTAACTTATCAAAATATGGCAGAATGACAAACAGAGCAACTGGCCTGGCGGTAAGCAAAGGTAAGAATGAAAAACAGAGTCGGCGCTTACCTGAAAAAGAAAATATTGGCAGTGCTCGTTGGAAATCGGCTGCGACGACATGATTATCTTATCCAGATCCGTGTCCATGAGTTCGGAGACCAGATACACATCCTTGAAGCTCCTCCTGCGTAGGGGCATCATTATATCCTTCAAAGAAATAACATTCTCGTGACGCAAGTGCCGAAGGAGCTTCATCTCGCGAAGCGTCCTGAGCGCATCCATCCGGTTGTTGAAGACATTGTTTATCTTTTTTATCGCGACCTTCTCGTTGGTCTCCTGGTTTATCGACGAGCATACGGTACCGTAGGATCCTCTCCCGATGGGCCTGATCGGCACGTACTTGGTGTCGATCTCGAACATGGTCTGACACATCGTGTAGTAGTGCTTGCCATTGTTTCTCATAACGTTCGGGGCATCCACCTTCGCCGCCATTTCCTGTTTAGAAAATGAAACATGTGGGTGACATTATACAAGAGAAGAAAATCAAAGCCTAacaaatactccctccatccgcATTAAATTGATTTTGGTTAGAACCACGGCTAGTTCATTTGTCTCATGTCTCTGCGTcgattaaaaccgaacagaggcaGTACTGTATTTTTGCTCTAGTATGATGACATTCTTAAGTTCCCAGGTAGGCAGGCGCCTCTGCTTTCCATCCAGCAATGTTATTCTTGCCCTCTAGAAGGGCAACACCAAAACAATGTGAGCTAGAGATTGCTATTTCTAAGTCTTTCATGAGAAACAGTTATCTCCAAGCCAACCAAGATCGTACAGGACTCAATAAGAATGTGCAGAATTTTACCGGCGGCGAGCGGGCCACCGCCTAAGCCATTTAGTACCTCATcacgaaagaaaagaaaagaaaatggaGCAGGAGAGAGCTGCCGCGTGGAGATTCCATCACTCACCTCAGGACGCAgacggagcaggagcaggagcagcagaTCTCAAGAGGCAGAGCAAAGTCTGGGAGCAGGGGAGGCAGAGGCGGAGGATGGGGAACACCGGAGGAATGGGAATGGGAATTGGAGGAGTAGTGAGAATCTCCCCGTCGATCCGCCGCTATATATACGCACGCCGAGCACGCATGGCTAGAGAGACAGATGGCCGCTTCTCCTCCCCCCTTCCCTTCCGGGTAAGCCGCCAGCCGGCTTTCCGGCCGCCCGCGAACGGCAACGCCTCGCTCGTAATCCATGCGTGGCCGGGGCCAGGGCCACGAGCGCGCGCGCGGTGGAGAGAACGCACGCGGCTCTTGTGTTTCCCCGATCTGGGGAGTGGTTCCGTCGGCTTTTCGCTCGTCGGTGTGATATTTTCCGCCTCGTGCGCACGCGCGATCGCCGTGCCGTACGCAGCTCACGAGCGGATCGTCACCAGAGTAGGTCGAAGCTGCCTTTACAGCTTCTCCTCCTGCCACGCGTGATATCCTAACGACTTCCACGAAAGAGATCTGTGTGTGTTGGGCAATCTCTTACTGTATGTGCTAACCCTTCTGCGTCAGATGCTAATTCCAGTCAGTGTCTTCTGGAAGAAGctcatgaagttgaaagttccacTGAAAGTCCGAGTATATACGGAGTAATTCCGTTGTCGATAGAAGCGTTTGAAAATAAAAGGGAAAATTTGTGAACACCGTTATTTTTGTCATTTGCTAAAACACACTGTTCGAATGTATCTTTGTCAGGTACCATTATAATTATGCGGCATATTTGACAGAACACACCAAGTTTTGCACTTTGTCTTCAAAACCAGTCATCTCAgtcatgtggtgacccggcataccactgcatggtgtagtatgcaagtctgatataacatcaatgaaacaccgttccactcgtattatatcgctcagagtggtacaacagaaacatatgcggtccaaggtatgtctatagaattacacacaaactctgttacataagatcatcacagcctcctactttacaatgaggtaaaactgcaaataaactccagaagaacgactcgtgatctaatcttatcacggactctatttatagagtatttgactagctaaagaggctatgactagattctagctaaataggagctaggtttaggaagctagttctctTCTACTacttaatctaggttttctccatggtagttgtggtgtttgaatcttccggcaggttcctgtccccttgaagtatttgtagactcctcggccttcgagttgcacggtagatcctccttcgatgcctccatatctaagcaggggatttaagagtgggatgagtacgagcgtactcaacaagttcattataggaaagaggtgtttaatgcactagctacggcattagaccagaaagtctaataccaatgcaggttttcataaccatttcttcaaaaggttgcttttattcagaagaactatgtccgtcagccttcaccggtttactagaacttcatggagttcctttccggcagcgttcgcagttccaaaacccggaatagggagtgacaggtcacgattcattacactccgcagaggtgtgttgctttacccataagagatcttaaccttggtgccaaccgggcatattccccgtccacacttcctttggtgtgaggcccggcataaggtcatagccaatcatatttctCCGCTACCtcgtacacccaccctttgttgcaaactccgaccctgggtcctcgccggtgctcttataccaattaaggacggcccccgaccacgacaacagttcaggtctctaccatgaactccttcgtcgggagatgcaacccatcatagaccgcaataaccgtggggacttcaacgggacccccaccctaccacttgtcctctcttggatcaagggtttacggtaaagcgcatccgttgatgtacaagaggtggaaatacaattgactattccgtcccactccagatcttattgttaacacgggtattacggcacaagaatcactggacgacatttgttgttaatcctagatggatataaacccttgcaatggaacctccaccatatcaacacaatccatggttccattgcccaccacatagtcatattcatagttatgaaaatagtggttttgcttttgatgcaatagtgataaacatagtactttgcaagtaatttgataaaaatactcaaatgacatgagcaagtgatgaacttgcctttcttgactgcaagattatgcaggcaaggtcttcggtgcgcaataactccaaattctgaaatagcatcatcgtccggtaaggacgatgtttaaaagattggcaatgatgcagtaatgcataagtatgagatgcaatcgctctaagcgtgacctaaccccgatgatttaggattagtgagttgaaatgatttgtttagagtgtgttgcacttttagagtgattcacaaacaaggttcttattcaggtgtggttacttGGTATAATAAACAGGTACtgcaatatatcataataatagtattaatagcacacaacaataagatttggtGTAATCCTAACGTGTaacgaatagtggttggttttagcactatatgtcatggttaatgattgattattataTATCTCAAAAGAATAatctttgaagaacatgttctttatcaaagaacaagtatgataattaggtttgtggggttctatggttgactatggtttcaactagtttctggagtaagtattagatggatcctaacaaggttggaAGTATATCTTAGGAAATTCATTaaacatgggtgctatcaaggttggtataccttactGGTGATAGATGGCTATTGTCTATAGGCCCTATTAGGTAGGGTTGATGAACACTctctatttacttcaaaagaataacttttgaagaacatacttcttaaggaataagaagtattacaattaaggttgaggttgtctaggtttttctattcgattcactaagtaaggaatagttagtccttaaataggatggttcataagtatctaacactagtagggttGAGTGTGTATGGAAGATGAAGCACAATGTTGGCATGGTTGATAttcgggttcatcacaatggtgtgatgctaagcatggttaattaaggttgatatctctaaggataggaactagggtttgcatttggttgTTCTCTTTTGATCCTCTTGGTTGTATGGGTAGGTATAGATCGGATGCTAAATTATGAGTGATAGggtttctacattttatgtggacatgaacTTGTATTTAATTGTTCATTAAGGGTTTAtgaatgaaaaggtaaggatcaTGATTACATATTATAATCTAGGGTTTGGGTTCAGAAGcaatttaggtttcacatgaaatgatagagttaggttttagggtttttacTTAATAGTTGAAGTAATGGTTAATTAAGATTTTCATATGATTAAACGTAATCATCAAGAAATATTTGTCGTTTTATATGGCATTTTAATGCCAAGTAATATTTAATATCTTTTTGTAACTGAAGAATAGAAATAAGAAAATTACATGTTTAGTATTTAGGTTTTATTAGTTTAGGATTTTAAATTAGGCCTTTTAAAATTTAGAGAAAACTTCAAGTTATTGTTCCTTTAACTTTAAAGTATTTttttaatattattattattaaggTAACTTTCTGTTACCCACTTTTATTTATTGGTTGTTATTTAATTAATTTCTTTTAAATGGTAAAATTTCCTAGGAGaaaggaaagaaagaaaaaaaaatatagACCAAATGGCCTGTTGGTTTGGCCCAATGGTCTGGCCCAACCAGGTTGGTTTGGTTGGGTCGGGTTAGACCCAGACCGACCGAACCCCTCTCTGCTCTCGTTCTCACACGCAGGGGCACGCCTTCGTCGTCACTTACGCATCCGCCGCCCTGCTGCTTCCCAGCACCGCTCCAGCCGATGCCGGCCGCATCCGGCGCCGCCGCTCGCTGGCGCTGCTCCGCCACCAACTCGTCTTTCTCCTCCACCAAATCCCCCTCGCCGAGACGCCCCTTACCCCCACGTTTGCTCCCAAGGTTAAACCTAGTCCGCCTTCGATTCCGGTCGTCGCCGGCCGATGCCACCGCCTCCCACTGGCGGGACGCCGCCATGGTATCCACCGCCAGCGCCCGCCGATTCGACGCCGACCAGCGCTCACGCACGGCCCTGTCCTCGGCTAACCCTAGCCCCTGCTGTTTCGCCGGTCGCCGGACGACACCGACGCTGCCGCGCCCACGCGACACAGGTCAACCTCCGCCTTCTCCTCACTGCCGTGCCGCCGCCACTAGCATTGACGCCGGCAGGACGGCATCCTCTGCAACCCCGGCATCATCGACCCGTAGCTGTTGCGTTGCTGTACTGGTTGTTGGGGATGGTTTGTGGTGCTGGGACTGGCGTGATGGAGCTGCTGTTGCGACGCCCACATCTCCTTCAGTGTCGGCGGGACGGTGCTGCGACGCAACCCTGGCGTCTACTTCTCCGCTATGGCACTGTGAGCTAAATCATTCCCTCTCCTCTGCCTATGGTCATAGTGCTATGTGATGCAATATTGCTGAGCATATGATGCCCCTGGTGATGATGTACTGGAGCTAAACCAGTTTGTGTTGATTTAATTGCATGCTAGCTGTCTCTACTATGTTGATATCTCACTTTGGATGATTTAATCCTCCAGACACAGTTGGCTTGTTGTGATAATGATATAGCTCTTATCTACTGCATATACATTGTATTGTTAACTGAAGAAGGTCAGTTCTGctattattaaatccttattgagCTCAAATATGCTGGAAAAGCAATTCATGGTTAGTACTTGTGCTGCTTGGGCAATACATGATGCTTGCTGGCTGGGTGGTAATTAAATGATTGCGTTAATTATGGCTCTGCTTGGAGATAACTGTGTTGGCCTGGAAACATTACCTGGACCCCAAGTAATTCCCTGAAGTTTATCTATATGGACACTCTATTGTGGATGTGTAGGTGTGGACTGTGGTGCCCCTGTTTGGATGGTTTATTCATCCAGGCATAATtatcttggtataataatttgatgTTGCATTTATGGGTTGAGTTTAAGCAACAAGGTAGAGGTATTGGTGCTTGATGATTTACTTGATGGCTGGCTTGTATTTATGGATCTTGCAGCCTTTACAGATGGTTTCTCTTTCGTCGGAATAGAAACTGATAAGAACATTACTATGCTTATTTCTTGGCCTAGCCAATGATGCAATAGGCTGAGGCACAATTTCTTGATAAGAACAGATGCTATTGTGGCTTTTAATTCTCAGTGATGAGCTGGCATAGCACCTCTATGCAGATCTGAGAGAAATAATTCCTCCTGATCCTCCTAGACCAGATCTAGTTGCAGGGTGGTTGGATTTATTTACTTTGCATGTTACCCTTTTATTTTCCCTGAGAtgcaaaggctaagaacacatgcttTTGTTAAGTTGATGGATCAACCTGCTGTTTGTAGAGATCTTGGCCTTCTGGACTGTTAATTGATCTTCTTCTTGTGGTATTCCTGCTCCTCCTTGCTAGCTTCTTGATAGCTCCTAAAGATCTAGCTAGTGATATATGGCTGCTGAACTAATTCTTGATGTTGTGCTAATTGAGAGATGTATCATGTCTGGTAGATCTTGCAACTAGCTATTCGATGGCTGTTATACTATTTTGGTGAAACCTGAGCCAAATGGTTTGGTTGTTTGTGATGCCCTTGCTTTTATAGTACTGGGCTAACTACTGTGGTGATGACAACACAGAGATTGCATGGGTGTGTGAGCTGTTAAGTAGGCTGCTTCCCCTCCATGTGCACGTTGCCAACTTGACCTTCCTTGCCTCACGTGCAAGCCATTGCTCAaccttgtgttatcaccagaatttgaccgagtcagaggtgggccgcgatcaaaatggacttgaagaatatacatggaagaaatacgtgaatcggcctgttatgcaaagtttgggctagtttgcccgtgtatctgtaatatagtaggatacgtgtcggttagttagagtttatctcgtgcacggtggggattattcccacgttagaaagtctacggactataaatatgtatctagggtttatgaaataaacaacaatcacgttcaccacaaatcaatctaggcgcatcgccaactccctgtctcgagggtttcttccgggtaagtatcatgctgcctagatcgcatcttgcgatctaggcagtataagtttattcgttgttcatgcgttgctcgtactgaagcctttttgatggcgagcaacgtagttatcttagatgtgttagggttagcattgttcttcgtatcatatcttTTGTCCgtaagtgcaacccttatacatctagccgcccttacacctatcttaggtgtaggggcggcaccctgcttgatctttatttagtagatccgatccgttatggttgctccttgttcttcaaggattagtttaatatctgcatagttaggccttacaaagggttggaggatccagcgacgcgttgggtgtagtttgctagccctagacaggatgttccggggatcaacctcgtgttggtttttaggccttgtctaggatcggcttacgatcaccgtgcgtgaccgcgaggcccaatcacgagtaggatgatccgattatgcggtgaaaaccccaaatcgccgtagatcattttagctttatcttgatcaagcaggaccaccatatattcgtacaccccgtgcgaatcatgggtggatcggctccttgagccgattcacaggacaacctgagagccgatcgaggctcgtatttaatgtttacgtgtatgccatgcaggaaattaagcgaggcatctccatcaccttcct
It includes:
- the LOC139830112 gene encoding mitogen-activated protein kinase 4-like; this translates as MAAKVDAPNVMRNNGKHYYTMCQTMFEIDTKYVPIRPIGRGSYGTVCSSINQETNEKVAIKKINNVFNNRMDALRTLREMKLLRHLRHENVISLKDIMMPLRRRSFKDVYLVSELMDTDLDKIIMSSQPISNEHCQYFLFQLLRGLKCLHSAGILHRDLKPGNLLINGNCDLKICDFGLARTDNSEGQLMTEYAVTRPYRAPELLLGCNNYGTAIDVWSVGCIFAELLGRKTIFPGADCLSQLKLIINVLGTMNDGDLEFIENLRGRNYIKSLPYTPGIPLYSMYPQAHPLAIDLLQKMLIFDPSKRISVIEAVEHPYMSALYDPSANPPALPVDLDIDENLGVDMIREMLWHEMLQYHRRPSKWRIFNK